The genomic DNA accacaatacaaccacagtactactacagtactactacaatactacaacaatactaccacagtactactacagtactactacaataCTACAACAATACTACCATatcactactacattactactacaataccactacagtactaccgctatactactacagtactactacaataccactacagtACTACCAATATACTACTACGGTACTACAACAATACTACCACAATACAACTACAGTACTACCACAATACTACTACAGAgctactacaatactactacagtGCTACCACAATACTACTACAATACTACCCCAGTACTACTACAGTGCTACTACAATACTACTGTGGTACTACTACAATACTGCTACAATACTACTGCTGTACTACTGcaatactactaccatactactgcaacactgctacaatactattacagtactactacagtactactacaatactactacaacactactacaccactactagagtactactacaatactactacaacactactacagtactactactgtactactacaacactactacaatactactactgTGCTACTACAATAcgactactgtactactacaatactactacaacactactacaacgctactactgtactactactgtactactacaacaccacaacaatactacaatactactacagtactactactgtactactacaacactactacaatactactactgTGCTACTACAATATGACTACTGTGCTACTACAATACGACTACTGcactactacaatactactacaacactactacaatactactactgTGCTACTACAATATGACTACTGTGCTACTACAATACGACTACTGcactactacaatactactacaacactactacaacaacactactactgtactactacaacaccacaacaatactactacaatactactacagcagtactacaatactactacaatactactacaacactactacaatactactacaacactactactgtactgctACAATACTACTACGgtactactacaacactactacaatactactactgtagcactacaacactactactgtactactactgtactactacaacactactactgtactgctacaatagtactactgtactactactgtactactacaatactactactgtactaccactgtactactataactactactgtactactactgtactactgcaatactactgctatactactactgtactactacaatactactactgtactactactgtaccactactgtactactgcaatactaccactacactactactgtactactacaatactactactgtactactacaatattactatTTCTGTACTGCTAcaatactactactgtactactgcaatactaccactatactaccactgtactactaccatactactactgtactactacaatactactacactactactacgattcaactacaatactactactgtgctactacagtactactacagtactactacaacactactactgtactactacagtggTACTGTACTACTACTGAAGGCCTACAGTATATGTGATTGATACATTAGGATGATCTGGGAAGGTTTCACTGTTTCATTTAGCCTACTGAAGGCCTACAATACTACTACTGTCCTGGTAACATACTACTACATACTGCTACTACATACTACTGTCCTGGTAACATACTACTACATACTGCTACTACATACTACTGTCCTGGTAACATACTACTACATACTGCTACTACATACTACTGTCCTGGTAACATACTACTACATACTGCTACTACATACTACTGTCCTGGTAACATACTACTACATGCTGCTACTACATACTACTGTCCTGGTAACATACTACTACATACTGCTActacatactactgtactggtaaCATACTACTTACTACATGCTACTACTACATACTACTGTCCTGGTAACATACTACTTACTACATGCTACTActacatactactgtactggtaaCATAGTACTTACTACATGCTACTACTACATACTACTGTCCTGGTAACATACTACTACATGCTACTActacatactactgtactggtaaCATACTACTACATGCTGCTACTACATACTACTGTCCTGGTAACATACTACTACATGCTACTACTACATACTACTGTCCTGGTAACATACTACTACATACTGCTACTACATACTACTGTCCTGGTAACATACTACTACATACTGCTACTACATACTACTGTCCTGGTAACATACTACTACATACTGCTACTACATACTACTGTCCTGGTAACATACTACTACATACTGCTACTACATACTACTGTCCTGGTAACATACTACTACATACTGCTACTACATACTACTGTCCTGGTAACATACTACTACATACTGCTACTACATACTACTGTCCTGGTAACATACTACTACATACTGCTACTACATACTACTGTCCTGGTAACATACTACTACATACTGCTACTACATACTACTGTCCTGGTAACATACTACTACATACTGCTACTACATACTACTGTCCTGGTAACATACTACTACATACTGCTACTACATACTACTGTCTTGGTAACATACTACTACATACTGCTACTACATACTACTGTCCTGGTAACATACTACTACATACTGCTActacatactactgtactggtaaCATACTACTTACTACATGCTACTActacatactactgtactggtaaCATACTACTTACTACATGCTACTACTACATACTACTGTCCTGGTAACATACTACTACACTACATGCTACTACTACATACTACTGTCCTGGTAACATACTACTTACTACATGCTACTActacatactactgtactggtaaCATACTACTACATGCTACTACTACATACTACTGTCCTGGTAACATACTActacatactgctactactacatacTACTGTCCTGGTAACATACTACTACATACTACTACACTACATGCTACTACTACATACTACTGTCCTGGTAACATACTACTACATACTACTACACTACATGCTACTActacatactactgtactggtaaCATACTActacatactgctactactacatactactgtactggtaacatactactacactactataaACTCATGGCATGAGACCTACTTCTTCTGCTACATTAcaatactactgttactgctactgtactACTAATATACTACTTACTACTACACTAGGGTTCTCTCTGTATTCTTCAGGGTTCTGTATGATGTTCTAACAGGTTCTCTCTGTATTCTTCAGGGTTCTGTATGTTCTAACAGgttctctctgtgttcttcaGGGTTCTGTATGATGTTCTAACAGgttctctctgtgttcttcaGGGTTCTGTATGTTCTAACAGGTTCTCTCTGTATTCTTCATGGTTCTGTATGTTCTAACAGgttctctctgtgttcttcaGGGTTCTGTATGTTCTAACAGgttctctctgtgttcttcaGGGTTCTGTATGTTCTAACAGgttctctctgtgttcttcaGGGTTCTGTTGATGTTCTAACAGgttctctctgtgttcttcaGGGTTCTGTATGTTCTAACAGGTTCTCTCTGTATTCTTCAGGGTTCTGTGATGTTCTAACAGGTTCTCTCTGTATTCTTCATGGTTCTGTATGTTCTAACAGgttctctctgtgttcttcaGGGTTCTGTGATGTTCTAACAGgttctctctgtgttcttcaGGGTTCTGTATGTTCTAACAGgttctctctgtgttcttcaGGGTTCTGTATGTTCTAACAGgttctctctgtgttcttcaGGGTTCTGTATGTTCTAACAGgttctctctgtgttcttcaGGGTTCTGTATGTTCTAACAggttctctctgtgttttcaggGGTTCTGTATGTTCTAACAGGTTCTCTCTGTATTCTTCAGGGTTCTGTATGTTCTAACAGGTTCTCTCTGTATTCTTCAGGGTTCTGTATGTTCTAACAGgttctctctgtgttcttcaGGGTTCTGTATGTTCTAACAGgttctctctgtgttcttcaGGGTTCTGTATGTTCTAACAGgttctctctgtgttcttcaGGGTTCTGTATGTTCTAACAGgttctctctgtgttcttcaGGGTTCTGTATGTTCTAACAGgttctctctgtgttcttcaGGGTTCTGTATGTTCTAACAGgttctctctgtgttcttcaGGGTTCTGTATGTTCTAACAGgttctctctgtgttcttcaGGGTTCTGTATGTTCTAACAGgttctctctgtgttcttcaGGGTTCTGTATGTTCTAACAGGTTCTCTCTGTATTCTTCATGGTTCTGTATGATGTTCTAACAGGTTCTCTCTGTATTCTTCAGGGTTCTGTATGTTCTAACAGgttctctctgtgttcttcaGGGTTCTGTATGATGTTCTAACAGgttctctctgtgttcttcaGGGTTCTGTATGTTCTAACAGgttctctctgtgttcttcaGGGTTCTGTATGATGTTCTAACAGgttctctctgtgttcttcaGGGTTCTGTATGTTCTAACAGgttctctctgtgttcttcaGGGTTCTGTATGATGTTCTAACAGgttctctctgtgttcttcaGGGTTCTGTATGATGTTCTAACAGgttctctctgtgttcttcaGGGTTCTGTATGATGTTCTAACAGGTTCTCTCTGTATTCTTCATGGTTCTGTATGTTCTAATAGgttctctctgtgttcttcaGGGTTCTGTATGATGTTCTAACAGgttctctctgtgttcttcaGGGTTCTGTATGATGTTCTAACAGgttctctctgtgttcttcaGGGTTCTGTATGTTCTAACAGGTTCTCTCTGTATTCTTCAGGGTTCTGTATGATGTTCTAACAGgttctctctgtgttcttcaGGGTTCTGTATGATGTTCTAACAGgttctctctgtgttcttcaGGGTTCTGTATGATGTTCTAACAGgttctctctgtgttcttcaGGGTTCTGTATGATGTTCTAACAGgttctctctgtgttcttcaGGGTTCTGTATGATGTTCTAACAGgttctctctgtgttcttcaGGGTTCTGTATGATGTTCTAACAGgttctctctgtgttcttcaGGGTTCTGTATGATGTTCTAACAGgttctctctgtgttcttcaGGGTTCTGTATGATGTTCTAACAGgttctctctgtgttcttcaGGGTTCTGTATGTTCTAATAGgttctctctgtgttcttcaGGGTTCTGTATGATGTTCTAACAGgttctctctgtgttcttcaGGGTTCTGTATGATGTTCTAACAGGTTCTCTCTGTATTCATCAGGGTTCTGGCTGCTGTGGACAGTTCTGATCCTGTTCAGTTGTTGCTGTGCTTACCGACACCGCCGGGCTAAACTCAGAGTCCaacagcagcagagacagagagagatcaacctaCTGGCCTACCATGGAGCGACATCCTACCCTACCTCCATGTTAGACCTCAGTGAGTATCCTACTGGCCTACCATGGAGCGACATCCTACCCTACCTCCATGTTAGACCTCAGTGAGTATCCTACTGGCCTACCATGGGCGCATCCTACCTCCATGTTAGACCTCAGTGAGTATCCTACTGGCCTACCATGGAGCGACATCCTACCCTACCTCCATGTTTGACCTCAGTGAGTAGCCTACTGGCCTAACCTGCTGGCCTAACCTACTGGCCTACCATGGAGCTACATCCTACCCTACCTCCATGTTAGACCTCAGTGAGTAGCCTACTGGCCTAACCTGCTGGCCTATACTACTGGCCTAACTTACTGGCCTATCCTACTGGTCTATCCTACTGGCCTAACCCACTGGCCTATCCTTCTGGCCTATCCTACTGGCCTAACTTACTGGCCTATCCTACTGGCCTATCTACTGGCCTAACTTACTGGCCTAACCTACTGGCCTATCTTACTGGCCTAACCTACTGGCCTATGCTTCTGGCCTATACTACTGGCCTAACCTACTGGCCTATCCTACTGGCCTATCCTACTGGCCTAACTTACTGGCCTATCCTACTGGCCTATCCTACTGGCCTATCCTTCTGGCCTATCCTACTGGCCTAACCTTCTGGCCTATCCTACTGGCCTAACCTACTGGCCTAACCTACTGGCCTAACCTACTGGCCTATCCTACTGGCCTAACCTACTGGCCTATCCTACTGGCCTAGCCTACTGGCCTAACCTTCTGGCCTATCCTACTGGCCTAACCTACTGGCCTAACCTACTGGCCTAACCTACTGGCCTAGCCTACTGGCCTATCCTACTGGCCTATCCTACTGGCCTAACCTACTGGCCTATCCTTCTGGCCTATCCTACTGGCCTAACTTACTGGCCTATCCTACTGGCCTATCCTACTGGCCTAACTTACTGGCCTAACCTACTGGCCTATCTTACTGGCCTAACCTACTGGCCTATCCTTCTGGCCTATACTACTGGCCTAACCTACTGGCCTATCCTACTGGCCTATCCTACTGGCCTAACTTACTGGCCTACTGGCCTATCCTACTGGCCTATCCTACTGGCCTATCCTTCTGGCCTATCCTACTGGCCTAACCTTCTGGCCTATCCTACTGGCCTAACCTACTGGCCTAACCTACTGGCCTAACCTACTGGCCTATCCTACTGGCCTAACCTACTGGCCTATCCTACTGGCCTAGCCTACTGGCCTATCCTTCTGGCCTATCCTACTGGCCTAACCTACTGGCCTAACCTACTGGCCTAGCCTACTGGCCTATCCTACTGGCCTATCCTTCTGGCCTATTCTACTGGCCTAACCTACTGGCCTAACCTACTGGCCTAACCTACTGGCCTAGTCTACTGGCCTAACCTACTGGCCTAACCTACTGGGCTAACCTAATGGCCTATCCTACTGGCCTATCCTACTGGCCTAACTTACTGGCCTAACCTACTGGCCTATCCTTCTGGCCTATCCTACTGGCCTAACCTACTGGCCTAATCTACTGGCCCATCCTACTGGCCTATCCTACTGGCCTAACCTACTGGCCTAACCTACTGGGCTAACCTAATGGCCTAACCTACTGGCCTAATCTTCTGGCATAACCTACTGGCCTAACCTACTGGCCTAACCTACTGGCCTAACTTACTGGCCTAGCCTACTGGCCTATCCTTCTGGCCTAACCTACTGGCCTAACCTACTGGCCTAACCTACTGGCCTAACTTACTGGCCTAACCTACTGGCCTATCCTACTGGCCTAACCTACTGGCCTAACCTACTGGGCTAACCTAATGGCCTAACCTACTGGCCTAATCTTCTGGCATAACCTACTGGCCTAACCTACTGGCCTAACCTACTGGCCTAACTTACTGGCCTAGCCTACTGGCCTATCCTTCTGGCCTAACCTACTGGCCTAACCTACTGGCCTAACCTACTGGCCTAACTTACTGGCCTAACCTACTGGCCTATCCTACTGGCCTAACCTACTGGCCTAACCTACTGGGCTAACCTAATGGCCTAACCTACTGGCCTAACTTACTGGCCTAGCCTACTGGCCTATCCTACTGGCCTATCCTACTGGCTTAACCTACTGGCCTACCATGGATCTATATCCTACTGGCCTAACTACTGGCCTATCCTACTGGCCTACCATGGATCTATACCCTACTGGCCGAACTACTGGCCTAACCTACTGGCCTACCATGGATCTATATCCTACTGGCCTAACCCTCCTCCATGTTAGACCTCaacaagactctctctctctctctctctctctctctctctctctctctctctcctctcctctcctctcctctcctctcctctcctctcctctcccctcctctcctagaCCTGATCTATCACCCctaataactctctctctctctctctctctcctctctctctaggtttcctGGCGTCTCTGAAGCTACCGTCCTACGAAGAGGTAGCAGCCcaaccctccactcctccacctccctACAGCACTGTGTTCGCTGCCCAGGGGGGCGCCGCTCGCTACCCCCAGCCACCCCACCATCCCCCGGGGTCGCACCCCCACCCCAGCACCAGCGCTGCACCCTCCTCCTTCAGCTCTGACAACAGGTGGGGacactgattggctgactgactgactgagtgattgGTTGGTTGAATTTATTGATATTAAAACACGCTTCGACAATGTAAAGAAGCCACTTTGAGTTTGTGTATTTGTTAAATTGGAAATTGGAAAACTGTAATAAAGATGACATTGCGGTTCTGACCTTTGACCCCCTTTGCAGCTCCAGCTGTTCCTGTGAGTCTTGCTGTCCATCTTCTCCCTGTAGCACCTACGAGACCGACACCAGCCGAGCTTCCACGCCCACAACGCTGTCCCAGTACGCTGCAGAGGCCGCCGCCGCTGTTGTCTTGGAGACAGTTGCCACGGTAACGTCCTCGGAGACGGTCGTCTCGGTATCTTCGGAGACGGAGGCGGATGTTGCCGGCGGCAACGGGACGGGTGTCGTTGCCGACGCCGACTTAAGCGAACGATCGACAGAACCTGCACGGGTGCGCTACTTTCCTGGCGCTACCGTGGAAactgttactgtggagacagatgTCTGTAATgtagctcctctctcttctcGTACCTCACCCACGTCTACAGAACACCCTCCAGTTGCTACGACAACAGGACACCCTCTAGTTGCTACGACAACAGAACACCCTCTAGTTGGGACTGCTTGTCCTTTAACCAATCCAGGCCAAGACAGACCATCCCCTCCCCACAGCCCCTCCCCCACCTCCGCTGTCCCCTCCCCTATCCCCACCCCCACCTCCGCTGTCCCCTCCCCTATCCCCACCCCCACCTCTGTTGTCCCTTCCCTATCCCCACCCCCACCTCCGCTGTCCCCTCCCCTATCCCCACCCCCACCTCCGCTGTCCCCTCCCCTatccccacccccacctccactGTCCCCTCCCCTATCCCCACCCCCACTTCTGTTGTCCCTTCCCCTATCCCCACCCCCACCTCtgctcttaccctaaccctagcctctccAGCCCCCTCCCCTCTGCGCTCTCCCCAGCCCAACctcctaccctaaccctagcctctccAGCCCCCCTACCCTCTCTGCGCTCTCCCCAGCCCAACCTCCTACCCTCTCTGCGCTCTCCCCAGCCCATTctcctaccctaaccctagcctctccAGCCCCTACCCTCTCTGCGCTCTCCCCAGCCCAAActcctaccctaaccctagcctctctAGCCCCTACCCTCTCTACGCTCTCCCCAGCCCAAActcctaccctaaccctagcctctccAGCCCCTACCCTCTCTGCGCTCTCCCCAGCCCAACCTCCTACCCTCTCTGCGCTCTCCCCAGCCCATTctcctaccctaaccctagcctctctAGCCCCTACCCTCTCTGCGCTCTCCCCAGCCTCTACGCTCTCCCCAGCCTCTACCCTCTCGGTCTCTCCCTCCTGCtttcctccccctgtctctcccttgtcctctcctccccctttctccccctcctctcctccccctttctcccccagGCCCACCCAGTCTCCCCCCAAGCAGACCCTGTTCTCCCCCTGCGTGGACGTGTACCAGCTTGTCCCCCACACCTAcaggagcgagggagaggaggaggaggaggaagaggaagagcaggaggaagTTGGGGCTGATGCGAGTCAGTATCGTCACCGCCGTCTAACAGGGGACTCGGGCATCGAGGTGTGCCGCTGTCAGGTTgaggaagacgaggaggaggaggaggaggaggaggaggaggaagaggaggaggaggagggagtggaggaagcaggggaagggaggagaggaggaggaggcgatgAAGGAGAAGTGGAAGGGGTGAGCGAGCTCCACGACAGCCTGGACTGCCCGGTTAGAGATCAGGTGTCAGGGGAGGGACTAACCCTGTGTAGCCCCGCCCCAGGAGACACCCCATTGGCTGAGGAGGATTCTGTGGTGATCATTATGGAGAGTGTGTGATGGACAGCTGAGCGGAGTCAGTGGACTAAACCATTTTCATCCTGaacggggggaggggaggggaggatgcAAGTGAACGGAAAAAAAACCCACACAACAATAACTTTGTAAACCTGTTTATTCGGTAATGTTCCACAACACTGGGGACCCAGGAGGGTCCTGAGCCACAGAACCGGTCAAGATGGTTCACTGGTTCTGTGGAGGGGTTCAGCACAGAGGAAGATTAGTTTGGGGTTGACCCAAATGGTACtctatcccctacatagtgcactacttttgaccaggggccacATAGGGAGCTGTGGaaaagggttccatttgagacTGTGTGTGCCTGGTCGTAGTGTTGTTAATATAACCTGGTCGTTATTCTAACCTGGTCGTTAATCTAACCTGGTTGTAGTGTTGTTAATGTAACCTGGTCGTACTGTTGTTAATCTAACCTGGTCGTAGTGTTGTTAAACTAACCTGGTTGTTATTCTAACCTGGTCGTAGTGTTGTTATTCTAACCTGGTCGTTAATCTAACCTAGTTGTAGTGTTGTTAATCTAACCTGGTCGTACTGTTGTTAATCTAACCTGGTCGTTAATCTAACCTGGTCGTAGTGTTGTTGTTATTCTAACCTGGTCGTTAATCTAACCTGGTCGTAGTGTTTTTAATATAATTTGGGCGTAGTGTTGTTAATCTAACCTGGTCGTTAATCTGACCTGGTCGTTAATCTAACCTGGTCGTAGTGTTGTTAATATGACCTGGTTGTTAATCTAACCTGGTCATAGTGTTGTTAATCTAACCTGGTCGTTAATCTGACCTGGTCGTTAATCTAACCTGGTCGTTAATCTAACCTGGTTGTAGTGTTGTTAATCTAACCTGGTCGTTAATCTAACCTGGTCATTAATCTGACATGGTCTTACTGTTGTTCCGATAACCTGATTGTAGTGTTGTTAATCTAACCTGGTCGTAGTGTTATTAATCTAACCTGGTCGTAGTGTTGTTAATCTAACCTGGTCGTAGTGTTGTTAATCTAACCTGGTCGTAGTGTTGTTAATCTAACCTGGCCGTAGTGTTGTTAATCTAACCTGGTCGTAGTGTTGTTAATCTAACATGATCATAGTGTTGATAATATAACCTGGTCGTTAATCTAACCTGGTCGTTGTGTTGTTAATCTAACCTTGTCGTAGTGTTGTTCAGATAACCTGGTCGTAGTGTTGTTAATCTAACCTGGTTGTAGGGTTGTTAATCTAACCTGGCCGTAGTGTTGTTAATCTAACCTGGTCGTAGTGTTGTTAATCTAACCTGGTCGTAGTGTTGTTAATCTAACCTGGTCGTTAATCTAACCTGGTCGTTAATCTAACCTGGTCGTAGTGTTGTTAATATCACCTGGTCGTAGCTTTGTTAATCTAACATGGTTGTAGTGTTGTTCATGTTTCAGTTATCCTGGAGATAAAGACCTGTTACTTTACAACCTGgtctagagagacactacaacctggtctagagagatactacagagacactacaacctggtctagagagatactacaacctggtctagagagatactacagagacactacaacctggtctagagagacactacaacctggtctagagagacactataacctggtctagagagacactacaacctggtctagagagacagagacactacaacctggtctagagagacactacaacctggtctagagagacactacaacctggtctagagagacactacaacctggtctagatatacactacaacctggtctagagagacactacaacctggtctagagagacactacaacctggtctagagagacactacaacctggtctagagagacactacaacctggtctagagagacactacaacctggtctagagagacagagacactacaacctggtctagagagacactacaacctggtctagagagatactacaacctggtctagagagacagagacactacaacctggtctagagagacactacaacctgGTCTAGATAGACACTACAGAGACACTACAACCTGGTCTAGAGAGACACTACAGAGACACTACAACCTGGTCTAGAGAGACACTACAGAGACACTACAACCTGgtctagagagacactacaacctggtctagagagacactacaacctggtctagagagacactacaacctggtctagatagacactacaacctggtctagagagacactacaacctggtctagatagacactacaacctggtctagatatacactacaacctggtctagagagatactacagagacactacaacctggtctagagagatactacagagacactacaacctggtctagatagacactacaacctggtctagagagatactacagagacactacaacctggtctagagagatactacagagacactacagagacactacaacctggtctagagagacactacaacctggtctagagagatactacaacctggtctagagagacactacaacctggtctagatagacactacaacctggtctagagagacactacaacctggtctagatacacactacaacctggtctagagagacactacaacctggtctagagagatactacagagacactacaacctggtctagagagatactacaacctggtctagagagacactacaacctgGTCTAGAGAGATACTACAGAGACACTACAACCTGGTCTAGATAGACACTACAACCTGGTCTAGAGAGATACTACAGAGACACTACAACCTGGTCTAGAGAGATACTACAACCTGGTCTAGATAGACACTACAGAGACACTACAACCTGgtctagagagacactacaacc from Salmo salar chromosome ssa07, Ssal_v3.1, whole genome shotgun sequence includes the following:
- the LOC106608414 gene encoding WW domain binding protein 1-like, producing MEYHSSGSLPLLSRPRYCPGANSNGGYLCETGHCCGETGCCTYYYELWWFWLLWTVLILFSCCCAYRHRRAKLRVQQQQRQREINLLAYHGATSYPTSMLDLSFLASLKLPSYEEVAAQPSTPPPPYSTVFAAQGGAARYPQPPHHPPGSHPHPSTSAAPSSFSSDNSSSCSCESCCPSSPCSTYETDTSRASTPTTLSQYAAEAAAAVVLETVATVTSSETVVSVSSETEADVAGGNGTGVVADADLSERSTEPARVRYFPGATVETVTVETDVCNVAPLSSRTSPTSTEHPPVATTTGHPLVATTTEHPLVGTACPLTNPGQDRPSPPHSPSPTSAVPSPIPTPTSAVPSPIPTPTSVVPSLSPPPPPLSPPLSPPPPPLSPPLSPPPPPLPTQSPPKQTLFSPCVDVYQLVPHTYRSEGEEEEEEEEEQEEVGADASQYRHRRLTGDSGIEVCRCQEGPEPQNRSRWFTGSVEGFSTEED